A section of the Myxococcus virescens genome encodes:
- a CDS encoding thermonuclease family protein: MAEVLDGDTVVLEGGERVRYLLADAPERTGAGGDCFGPEAHAFNRGLVEGRRVALTYGEACEDRFGRLLAYVSVDGREVNTLLVERGHACVLHVPPAGRSRRAEFQALEAQARLARRGVWGACAPVPCQR; this comes from the coding sequence GTGGCGGAGGTCCTGGATGGGGACACGGTCGTCCTGGAGGGCGGCGAACGTGTTCGCTACCTGCTCGCGGATGCACCGGAGCGCACGGGCGCGGGCGGTGACTGCTTCGGTCCGGAGGCGCATGCCTTCAACCGGGGACTCGTCGAGGGCAGGCGGGTCGCGCTGACCTATGGCGAGGCGTGCGAGGACCGCTTCGGCCGGCTCCTCGCCTACGTATCCGTGGATGGGCGCGAGGTGAACACGCTGTTGGTGGAGAGAGGCCATGCCTGCGTGCTCCACGTTCCTCCCGCGGGCCGTTCGAGACGCGCGGAGTTCCAGGCACTGGAGGCGCAGGCCCGGCTGGCGAGGCGCGGCGTCTGGGGGGCCTGCGCGCCCGTCCCCTGTCAGCGGTGA
- a CDS encoding lamin tail domain-containing protein, producing the protein MKGWGRYLGWGWLLGLAGAWACGGTPLDEDVDAACAGLLPGDVAITEYLNDPVGTDTGQEYVELHNPTRGPVDLYGLTLYASRADGSQETAYAVLEALTVAAGDYLVLGDVRDGPVPAHVDHAYGDGLGALGNSGGRLGIRCGERVLDEVPLSAPAKSGASRIYDGRLVPDMAGNDDLARWCDSPDAGAGGTFQGSPGAANAPCGPMGDAGVPEDAGVVATCRPAGAEAVRPVLLPAPGDLVITEVMANPRGDDTLGEWVELRATAPVDLNGVTLVAEAGEATVKAEGCLSLSAGEYAVLARRTDATLNGGLPMPMATFNMDLRNAGGRLQVKAGGVVLDAVDYGLAVDGVATQVSAPLADAARNDAPSAWCAATAAYGSRGNVGTPGRGNRVCEGDGGTPGGVGDGGTSDGGADAGTLEDGCIDRTTGRTRARRGPDGGSLVLTEFMADPQAVADAMGEWVEVLALRDVDLNGVSLSNESGGRSTFDSALCLAVKAGGRAVLARSEDASLNGGLPAVLGTFNFNLANTTGSRKLELSVDGRVLDAVSWTGAAIPGVSSQLDPGRSDPQRNDWPGSFCPAPESARYGRGDRGTPGGVNRACAL; encoded by the coding sequence TGTCGCCATCACCGAGTACCTCAACGACCCGGTGGGGACGGACACGGGCCAGGAGTACGTGGAGCTGCACAACCCCACGCGCGGCCCCGTGGACCTGTATGGGCTGACGCTCTACGCGTCCCGCGCGGATGGCTCGCAGGAGACGGCCTATGCCGTCCTCGAGGCGCTGACGGTGGCGGCGGGAGACTACCTGGTGCTGGGCGACGTGCGCGACGGGCCGGTGCCCGCGCACGTGGACCACGCCTATGGCGACGGGCTGGGGGCGTTGGGGAACTCGGGCGGACGGCTGGGCATCCGGTGCGGAGAGCGGGTCCTGGACGAGGTCCCGCTCTCCGCGCCCGCGAAGAGCGGGGCGTCGCGCATCTACGACGGCCGCCTGGTGCCGGACATGGCGGGGAACGATGACCTGGCTCGCTGGTGTGACTCGCCCGACGCCGGTGCCGGCGGGACGTTCCAGGGGAGTCCTGGCGCCGCGAACGCACCCTGTGGCCCCATGGGTGATGCGGGTGTCCCCGAGGACGCGGGCGTGGTGGCGACGTGCAGGCCCGCGGGCGCCGAGGCCGTGAGACCTGTCCTGCTTCCGGCGCCTGGAGACCTGGTCATCACCGAGGTCATGGCCAATCCGCGTGGCGACGACACTTTGGGGGAGTGGGTGGAGCTGCGAGCCACGGCCCCCGTGGACCTCAACGGCGTGACGCTGGTCGCCGAGGCGGGGGAGGCGACGGTGAAGGCGGAGGGGTGCCTGTCGCTTTCCGCGGGGGAGTACGCGGTGCTGGCCCGTCGCACGGATGCCACCCTCAACGGAGGGCTTCCTATGCCCATGGCGACGTTCAACATGGACCTGCGCAATGCGGGCGGCCGGTTGCAGGTGAAGGCCGGGGGCGTGGTGCTCGACGCGGTCGATTACGGTCTGGCGGTGGATGGCGTGGCCACGCAGGTGTCCGCACCGCTCGCGGATGCTGCCCGGAATGACGCGCCCTCCGCGTGGTGCGCAGCCACGGCCGCCTATGGCTCGCGCGGCAACGTGGGGACGCCCGGTCGTGGGAATCGTGTCTGTGAGGGCGACGGGGGCACGCCGGGCGGCGTTGGCGACGGTGGAACCTCCGATGGCGGCGCGGATGCCGGGACGCTCGAGGACGGATGTATTGACCGGACCACCGGAAGGACGCGCGCGCGCAGGGGGCCCGATGGGGGCTCGCTCGTCCTCACCGAATTCATGGCGGACCCTCAGGCGGTCGCGGACGCCATGGGGGAGTGGGTGGAGGTGCTCGCGCTGCGCGACGTGGACCTCAATGGTGTGTCGCTGTCCAACGAGAGCGGAGGCCGCTCGACGTTCGACTCGGCGCTGTGTCTGGCCGTGAAGGCAGGAGGCCGCGCCGTCCTGGCGCGAAGTGAGGACGCGTCCCTCAATGGCGGGCTGCCCGCGGTGCTCGGCACCTTCAACTTCAACCTGGCGAATACAACGGGCAGCCGGAAGCTCGAGCTCTCGGTGGACGGGCGCGTGCTCGACGCCGTGTCGTGGACCGGCGCGGCCATCCCGGGTGTGTCCTCACAGCTCGACCCCGGGCGCAGTGACCCTCAACGCAATGACTGGCCCGGGAGCTTCTGTCCCGCCCCCGAGTCGGCCCGTTATGGCCGGGGAGACCGGGGCACGCCAGGAGGGGTGAACCGCGCATGCGCGCTTTGA